A single window of Gossypium arboreum isolate Shixiya-1 chromosome 13, ASM2569848v2, whole genome shotgun sequence DNA harbors:
- the LOC108486784 gene encoding probable glucuronoxylan glucuronosyltransferase IRX7 has translation MRILHKGRQSEKSLFFKYYKWVLWFSFTLYFLTSFFITNKPLPLSKTRVSGSKSSLASRVLFESVNKTRHKSKPKNPAAFKDLKIFVYELPSEYNEDWLSNKRCSNHLFASEVAIHRALMNTYDLRTFDPYEADFFFVPVYVSCNFSTVNGFPAIGHARSLISSAIQLISSNYPFWNRTQGSDHIFVASHDYGACFHAMEDRAIDDGIPDFMKNSIILQTFGVNYKHPCQDVEHVVIPPYIPPESVRNTLEKAPLTGKRDIMVFFRGKMEVHPKNVSGKFYGKKVRTEIWRRYNGDRRFYLQRQRFAGYQSEIVRSVFCLCPLGWAPWSPRLVESVALGCVPVIIADGIQLPFPSAVKWSEISLTVAERDVGKLGRILEHVAKTNLSTIQKNLWDPAVSKALLFNDHMQEGDATWQVLGSLYKKLDRSYKRSRVSSQ, from the exons ATGAGGATATTACACAAAGGCAGACAATCTGAAAAAAGCCTCTTTTTTAAGTATTACAAATGGGTTCTTTGGTTTTCATTTACTCTTTATTTTCTAACATCTTTCTTCATTACCAACAAGCCGCTACCTTTGTCTAAAACCCGTGTTTCTGGTTCTAAATCTTCCCTTGCTTCTCGTGTTCTGTTCGAATCTGTCAACAAAACCAGACATAAATCCAAACCCAAAAATCCCG CTGCGTTTAAAGATTTGAAGATATTCGTCTACGAGTTACCTTCAGAATACAATGAGGATTGGCTTTCGAACAAGAGATGTAGCAACCATTTGTTTGCCTCCGAGGTTGCCATTCACAGAGCATTGATGAACACCTATGACTTGAGAACATTCGACCCTTATGAAGCTGATTTCTTTTTTGTTCCTGTTTATGTCTCATGCAACTTCAGCACCGTTAATGGCTTCCCTGCCATTGGCCATGCTCGTTCTCTTATATCTTCTGCTATTCAGCTTATTTCCTCGAACTACCCTTTCTGGAACCGAACACAAGGTTCCGACCACATCTTCGTTGCCTCCCATGATTATGGAGCCTGCTTCCACGCCATG GaggatagagctattgatgatgggATTCCGGATTTTATGAAGAATTCGATAATTCTACAAACTTTCGGTGTTAATTACAAGCACCCATGTCAAGACGTTGAACACGTTGTTATACCGCCTTATATACCGCCGGAAAGTGTACGGAATACCCTGGAGAAAGCCCCGTTGACCGGGAAAAGAGACATCATGGTCTTTTTTAGGGGGAAAATGGAGGTCCACCCCAAAAACGTTAGTGGAAAATTTTACGGCAA GAAGGTGAGGACGGAAATTTGGCGGAGATATAACGGTGACCGGCGGTTTTACTTACAAAGACAGAGATTCGCCGGTTACCAATCAGAAATCGTACGGTCGGTTTTTTGTTTGTGCCCACTCGGGTGGGCTCCATGGAGTCCAAGGCTTGTCGAGTCCGTGGCATTGGGTTGCGTGCCGGTGATAATAGCCGATGGTATCCAATTGCCATTTCCCTCCGCCGTGAAGTGGTCTGAGATTTCCCTCACGGTGGCGGAAAGGGACGTAGGGAAGCTAGGGAGGATCCTGGAACACGTGGCGAAGACCAATTTGTCAACCATCCAGAAAAACCTCTGGGACCCTGCTGTCAGCAAGGCCCTACTGTTCAATGATCACATGCAAGAAGGAGATGCCACGTGGCAGGTTCTCGGGTCACTTTACAAGAAACTGGACCGGTCGTACAAGAGATCGAGGGTTTCAAGCCAATAG